A region from the Variovorax sp. RKNM96 genome encodes:
- a CDS encoding HD domain-containing phosphohydrolase, translated as MQPAPHIPVFDAIKALAFVGDLSMGQPIDHSARTAWIASQLAAAIGRDATVQGHAACASLLRWSGCTANAPEFSDLMGDDVGGRRAMLSTASAVAAAEFAGSVGPMAEIHCEVSGDIARTLGMPPEVERTLRHMFETFDGRGKPHGLRASQIPEEVFIVSVAGDLEIFSRVHGLSNALRYIAERSDARYPAFVVDAVQQHAVDWLHALEQGAAADMQSPSDALRETTASLELIADVIDLKLPWMTGFSRRVADAAFACAAGVGLGDVEQGQVRRAALIHGIGRASVPNAVWDSPGVRSEADKERLRLVPYWTDRAARRIGTLRTEAEIASFVDERLDGSGFFRGIKGPAIDVAGRVLAVAAHWVLLRTSRPGQAALDEADAIAALKREAELGRLDAAAVAVLTGHPQAAAVTAPSSDAAALLSSREIEVLGRISLGDSNKEAARVLGISPSTVRAHLENIFRKLECTTRAAATLKALTLGLL; from the coding sequence GTGCAGCCTGCGCCCCACATCCCGGTCTTCGACGCCATCAAGGCCCTTGCATTCGTCGGCGATCTGAGCATGGGGCAACCCATCGACCATTCCGCACGCACCGCGTGGATCGCCTCGCAGCTCGCCGCCGCCATCGGCCGCGATGCCACGGTGCAAGGCCATGCGGCCTGCGCGTCGCTCCTGCGATGGTCGGGCTGCACCGCGAATGCACCTGAGTTCTCCGACCTGATGGGCGATGACGTCGGCGGACGCCGTGCGATGCTCTCGACCGCATCGGCCGTCGCCGCGGCCGAGTTCGCAGGCTCGGTCGGGCCGATGGCGGAGATCCATTGCGAAGTGTCGGGCGACATCGCGCGCACGCTCGGCATGCCGCCCGAAGTGGAGCGCACGCTGCGCCACATGTTCGAGACCTTCGACGGGCGCGGCAAGCCGCACGGACTGCGCGCCTCGCAGATTCCTGAAGAAGTGTTCATCGTCTCGGTCGCGGGCGATCTCGAAATCTTCTCGCGCGTGCATGGCCTGAGCAATGCGCTGCGCTACATCGCCGAGCGGTCCGATGCGCGCTATCCGGCCTTCGTGGTCGATGCGGTGCAACAACACGCCGTCGACTGGCTGCACGCGCTGGAGCAAGGCGCGGCGGCCGACATGCAATCGCCTTCCGACGCATTGCGCGAGACGACCGCATCGCTCGAACTGATCGCCGACGTGATCGACCTCAAGCTGCCGTGGATGACGGGCTTCTCGCGCCGCGTGGCCGATGCCGCGTTCGCTTGTGCCGCGGGCGTGGGGCTGGGTGACGTCGAACAGGGGCAGGTGCGGCGCGCCGCGCTCATCCACGGCATCGGCCGCGCGTCGGTGCCGAATGCGGTGTGGGATTCGCCGGGCGTGCGCAGCGAGGCCGACAAGGAACGCCTGCGCCTCGTGCCCTATTGGACCGACCGCGCAGCGCGGCGCATCGGCACGCTTCGCACCGAAGCGGAGATCGCTTCCTTCGTGGACGAGCGCCTCGACGGCTCGGGTTTCTTCCGCGGCATCAAGGGACCGGCCATCGACGTTGCGGGACGCGTGCTGGCCGTCGCCGCGCACTGGGTGCTGTTGCGCACGAGCCGGCCGGGGCAGGCTGCGCTCGACGAAGCCGATGCGATCGCGGCGCTGAAGCGCGAAGCGGAACTCGGGCGGCTCGATGCGGCGGCCGTTGCCGTGCTCACGGGACATCCGCAGGCAGCAGCCGTTACCGCACCATCGAGCGACGCAGCGGCCCTTCTCTCCAGCCGCGAGATCGAGGTGCTCGGGCGCATCAGTCTCGGCGACAGCAACAAGGAAGCGGCGCGGGTGCTGGGCATCAGCCCGAGCACTGTGCGGGCGCACCTGGAAAACATCTTTCGCAAGCTTGAATGCACGACGCGTGCTGCGGCCACCTTGAAGGCGTTGACGCTCGGGTTGCTCTGA